In Macadamia integrifolia cultivar HAES 741 chromosome 5, SCU_Mint_v3, whole genome shotgun sequence, a single window of DNA contains:
- the LOC122079395 gene encoding acyl carrier protein 1, chloroplastic-like, with the protein MATVSTASIRFVNSLKQSISSDRVTLRNSSVKVLSVVWSRNGFPSLRSSRFSVCCSAKPETIQKVCDIVKKQLALPQGSEVTPDSKFSALGADSLDTVEIVMGLEDEFGISVEEENSQNITTIQEAADLIEKLVQKKA; encoded by the exons ATGGCGACTGTCTCTACTGCCTCCATTAGGTTCGTTAATTCGCTGAAGCAGTCGATTAGTAGTGACCGG GTGACTCTGAGGAACTCCAGTGTAAAGGTTCTTTCTGTGGTTTGGAGCAGGAATGGCTTCCCTTCCTTAAGGTCCTCGCGCTTCAGTGTCTGCTGCTCG GCTAAACCTGAGACAATACAAAAGGTATGTGATATTGTGAAGAAACAATTGGCATTGCCTCAAGGATCTGAGGTCACCCCTGATTCCAAGTTCTCGGCACTAGGTGCTGATTCTCTGGATACG GTGGAGATAGTGATGGGTCTGGAGGACGAGTTTGGGATAagtgtggaagaggagaattcTCAGAACATCACAACTATCCAAGAAGCAGCTGACTTGATTGAGAAATTGGTCCAGAAGAAGGCATaa
- the LOC122079394 gene encoding uncharacterized protein LOC122079394 has product MGSSQSIQEGEEEEEEEEGDNGETKRREVGNPWMKKVLEQEPEMLPCHASASPLSPQLSTVGTPHLGPSIKVWDPCNVLAPPPPLPPRPAFSRSFSSDTLDDDRTIMEVFLISHGECGANLRPDLIAGRWPEASLTPNGKRQARALAVFLKSHGLRFNAVYSSPLDRARTTAVSVCQELDFAEEQIQSSDALIDMSQGQWEGYVRSEVYTPEMLSLIDRLQPDFSAPSGESLREVEFRMIQFLNSMVLRLHERLRTGDFLSLHQNESKGFSVHNSLGQVNSVQDWDGPVLPPPHWDLLHRHKQGLTRKKSGKSRLQFVTKTEDHEAEDEVSPHEATNQDQLHEISVRSSSSSSSYCIGVFTHAVPIKCLITSLLGCSPAMSERICIDDSSVTVLQHSIKTGWQIKRLNDTAHLRLL; this is encoded by the exons ATGGGTTCTTCACAGTCCATtcaggaaggggaagaagaagaggaagaagaagaaggtgataaTGGCGAAACGAAGCGAAGAGAAGTGGGGAATCCATGGATGAAGAAGGTACTAGAGCAAGAGCCGGAGATGCTGCCTTGCCACGCATCAGCGTCTCCGCTGTCCCCTCAGTTGTCCACTGTCGGTACGCCGCATCTTGGGCCGTCGATCAAGGTATGGGATCCCTGCAATGTTCTTGCTCCACCACCGCCGCTGCCACCTCGGCCAGCGTTCTCTAGGAGCTTCTCCTCGGACACCCTTGACGATGATCGGACTATTATGGAGGTTTTCCTGATCAGTCATGGTGAGTGCGGTGCGAATCTGAGGCCTGATTTGATTGCTGGCCGATGGCCTGAGGCATCTCTGACACCCAACGGGAAACGGCAGGCAAGAGCACTGGCGGTCTTCCTGAAATCTCATGGGCTTCGGTTCAATGCTGTATATTCTTCGCCTCTGGATCGGGCCAGGACTACCGCAGTTTCTGTTTGTCAG GAACTGGATTTTGCGGAAGAACAAATACAATCCTCAGATGCGCTTATTGATATGAGTCAGGGCCAGTGGGAGGGGTACGTCCGATCTGAAGTATACACCCCCGAAATGCTCAGTCTTATAGATAGATTACAGCCTGATTTCTCTGCACCATCTGGAGAATCACTTAGGGAGGTGGAGTTCAGGATGATCCAGTTCCTTAATAGCATGGTCTTAAGACTGCATGAAAGGCTGAGGACGGGAGATTTCTTGTCACTCCATCAGAATGAAAGTAAGGGGTTTTCCGTTCACAACTCATTGGGCCAGGTCAACTCAGTTCAAGACTGGGATGGGCCAGTGCTGCCACCACCTCACTGGGACTTACTTCACAGACACAAGCAAGGCCTTACTAGAAAGAAGTCCGGTAAGAGCAGGCTACAGTTTGTGACCAAAACCGAAGATCATGAGGCTGAGGATGAGGTCTCTCCCCACGAAGCCACCAATCAAGACCAGCTTCATGAAATATCAGTCAGAAGCTCCTCCTCTTCGTCCTCCTATTGTATTGGTGTTTTCACTCATGCTGTGCCAATAAAGTGTCTCATTACAAGCCTTCTTGGATGTAGCCCAGCAATGTCTGAGAGGATCTGTATAGATGATTCTTCAGTGACGGTATTACAACATTCAATAAAGACAGGTTGGCAGATAAAGAGACTAAATGATACCGCACATCTCAGGCTTCTGTAA